A genome region from Arthrobacter agilis includes the following:
- a CDS encoding ArgE/DapE family deacylase, whose amino-acid sequence MSSNPAADAPLDDGQRRRILDAVDAAFDRQLAFTADLVRHPSVRAQEASAQDLLFEALQERGLAMDRWQLEEESLSGHVGYGPTTVAFEDLTNVVGTYTPEGPAEGHSLILNGHVDVVPTGPEETWSRSPWDAPVIDGWMYGRGVADMKAGLAANLFAFDAVRAAGLSPQGRIHLQSVVEEECTGNGSLAALQRGYTADAVVIPEPEEDMLVRANVGVIWFRVRVSGQPTHVREMASGFNAIDAAYPVMQELRTVQDRWNADKGNHRHFEDLEHPINFNIGTIAGGDWPSSVPSWCEFDVRAALYPGISAADAWQEIEDCLQSIESEADISAVRTGFFSEGYVLEEGSAAEEALATAHREVTGTELQSFTTPGYLDGRVFSLYAGIPALVYGPTSESIHGFDERVSVESVRNVTKTIALFIATWCGVSETA is encoded by the coding sequence TTGTCCAGTAACCCGGCAGCGGACGCGCCCCTCGATGACGGGCAGCGCCGCAGGATCCTCGACGCCGTCGACGCCGCTTTCGACCGGCAGCTCGCCTTCACGGCCGACCTCGTCCGCCATCCCTCGGTCCGCGCCCAGGAGGCCAGTGCCCAGGACCTCCTCTTCGAGGCCCTGCAGGAGCGGGGCCTGGCGATGGACCGGTGGCAGCTCGAGGAGGAGTCCCTGTCCGGCCATGTCGGGTACGGCCCCACCACCGTGGCGTTCGAGGACCTCACCAATGTCGTCGGCACCTACACGCCGGAGGGGCCCGCGGAGGGCCACTCGCTGATCCTCAACGGCCACGTGGACGTCGTCCCCACCGGCCCGGAGGAGACGTGGTCGCGCAGCCCCTGGGACGCGCCCGTCATCGACGGGTGGATGTACGGGCGCGGTGTGGCGGACATGAAGGCCGGGCTCGCCGCGAACCTGTTCGCCTTCGACGCCGTGCGTGCCGCGGGCCTGTCGCCGCAGGGACGGATCCACCTGCAGTCCGTGGTCGAGGAGGAGTGCACCGGCAACGGGTCCCTCGCGGCCCTGCAGCGCGGGTACACGGCGGACGCCGTCGTCATCCCCGAACCGGAGGAGGACATGCTGGTCCGCGCGAACGTGGGCGTGATCTGGTTCCGGGTCCGCGTCTCCGGCCAGCCCACGCACGTGCGGGAGATGGCCTCGGGCTTCAACGCGATCGACGCCGCCTACCCCGTGATGCAGGAGCTCCGGACGGTGCAGGACCGCTGGAACGCGGACAAGGGCAACCACCGGCACTTCGAGGACCTCGAGCATCCGATCAACTTCAACATCGGCACCATCGCCGGGGGTGACTGGCCGTCGAGTGTCCCCTCCTGGTGCGAGTTCGACGTCCGCGCAGCCCTCTACCCCGGAATCTCTGCGGCGGACGCCTGGCAGGAGATCGAGGACTGCCTGCAGTCGATCGAGAGCGAGGCGGACATCTCCGCCGTCCGCACGGGCTTCTTCTCCGAGGGCTACGTCCTCGAGGAGGGGTCAGCGGCCGAGGAGGCCCTGGCAACGGCACACCGGGAGGTCACCGGCACGGAGCTGCAGAGCTTCACGACGCCGGGCTACCTCGACGGCCGCGTGTTCTCGCTGTACGCCGGGATCCCCGCCCTGGTGTACGGGCCGACGTCGGAGTCCATCCACGGCTTCGACGAACGGGTCTCCGTGGAATCCGTCCGGAACGTGAC
- a CDS encoding MFS transporter — MQPSEATPTTPPDIPKVSGADAGRIARAAFVGTALEWYDYFLFGTAAAIVFNRLFFTTLDPTAATLAAFATFGVGFAARPLGAVLFGFIGDRVGRRPALLITIVMIGCATGLIGVLPDFGTIGLAAPIMLAVLRLLQGLAVGGEWGGAMTIAVEHAPIERRGRFAALVQVGSPVGTLMSSGAFALVLLLPSEAFDSWGWRLPFLAAFPLLLIALYIRLKVEESPIFRELVKLEERAKIPALEVFRNAWGRLIVAVAAAFLGVGGFYVMTTFVISYGTGTLGLERGLMVNATLVAAVFQIAVVLVMGRISERVGPGRMTFIGGIVTAVAAFPLFWLIDTKNPAAIILAVTLGIAFLSIAYSVTGALLTELFPPRLRYSGVSLGYNLAGALSGFLPLIAVALQGASGGGSWTAALLLMVVSLITAAGGFFGERLRVKDKAIVQ, encoded by the coding sequence ATGCAACCCTCCGAGGCAACACCCACCACCCCGCCCGACATCCCGAAGGTGAGCGGTGCCGACGCCGGCAGGATCGCCCGCGCCGCGTTCGTCGGCACCGCGCTCGAGTGGTACGACTACTTCCTCTTCGGCACGGCCGCGGCCATCGTCTTCAACCGCCTGTTCTTCACCACCCTCGATCCGACAGCTGCGACGCTGGCCGCATTCGCGACCTTCGGCGTCGGTTTCGCCGCACGTCCCCTCGGCGCCGTGCTGTTCGGCTTCATCGGAGACCGCGTCGGCCGCCGTCCGGCCCTGCTCATCACCATCGTCATGATCGGCTGCGCCACCGGGCTCATCGGCGTCCTGCCGGACTTCGGCACCATCGGCCTCGCGGCGCCCATCATGCTCGCCGTCCTGCGCCTCCTGCAGGGACTGGCGGTCGGCGGTGAGTGGGGCGGCGCGATGACCATCGCCGTCGAGCACGCACCGATCGAGAGGCGCGGCCGGTTCGCCGCGCTCGTCCAGGTCGGATCGCCCGTCGGCACGCTCATGTCCTCCGGCGCCTTCGCCCTGGTGCTGCTGCTGCCCTCGGAGGCCTTCGACTCCTGGGGCTGGCGCCTGCCGTTCCTGGCCGCCTTCCCGCTGCTGCTCATCGCCCTCTACATCCGCCTCAAGGTCGAGGAGTCGCCGATCTTCCGCGAGCTCGTCAAGCTCGAGGAACGCGCGAAGATCCCCGCCCTGGAGGTCTTCCGGAACGCCTGGGGCCGCCTGATCGTCGCCGTGGCCGCCGCGTTCCTCGGGGTCGGTGGCTTCTACGTCATGACGACGTTCGTCATCAGCTACGGGACCGGGACGCTCGGCCTCGAGCGCGGACTCATGGTCAACGCGACGCTCGTCGCAGCGGTCTTCCAGATCGCCGTCGTCCTCGTCATGGGACGCATCAGCGAGCGCGTGGGCCCCGGCCGCATGACGTTCATCGGCGGCATCGTCACCGCCGTCGCCGCCTTCCCGCTGTTCTGGCTCATCGACACGAAAAACCCCGCCGCGATCATCCTCGCCGTGACGCTCGGCATCGCGTTCCTCTCCATCGCCTACTCCGTGACCGGCGCCCTGCTCACCGAGCTGTTCCCGCCCCGCCTGCGCTACAGCGGTGTGTCCCTCGGCTACAACCTGGCCGGTGCGCTGAGCGGGTTCCTCCCGCTGATCGCCGTCGCACTGCAGGGTGCCTCCGGTGGCGGATCGTGGACCGCAGCCCTGCTGCTCATGGTCGTCTCGCTGATCACCGCCGCCGGCGGGTTCTTCGGCGAGCGCCTCCGCGTGAAGGACAAAGCCATTGTCCAGTAA
- a CDS encoding amidohydrolase produces the protein MLDLTITNARLFTLNEDRPTAHSMGILHGTIVGFDDDIADLPARRTIDADQAVVVPGFGDSHNHMAWFGQSLGELDLSGCRTSDELYAAVEGFAATLDDGQWLVGSGYDDTVLGEHPHRAQLDAAAPGRPVWLKHRSGHMCTVNSAVLDLAGVLDGSVETPEGGKIVEDADGPTGLLEEQAQKLVTALVVPYPVADLAAAIGAASEVYASEGLTHVVEAGIGGGWIGRSPVELTAYTLARRQGGLRTRVQLMVASDALHPVTSHDDDGIDFGLDLGISTGFGDDAVRVGAMKIFVDGSLIGRTAAVTEPFCDHAHGTGAFQLSIEELTRRIIAAHRSGWTVAAHAIGDSAVDVALDAFAAAQQELPRPEARHRIEHAGMVRPDQLARFAELGVTPVPQPHFLYEVGDTLAAAIGAEREPWLYRHRSFLASGVRVPGSSDRPVASGAPLLGMQSMVQRLTSAGAVLGPDERVDAEAALRAYTVDAAWAAGDEQRRGTLEPGKLADFVVLSDHPASVAPERIGAIEVLATVIGGECVFGGAFLDSRTAVPVPATPYPSDQEA, from the coding sequence ATGCTCGATCTCACGATCACGAACGCCAGACTCTTCACGCTGAACGAGGACAGGCCCACCGCCCACTCGATGGGCATCCTCCACGGCACCATCGTCGGATTCGACGACGACATCGCCGACCTCCCGGCACGCCGGACGATCGACGCCGACCAGGCCGTCGTCGTGCCCGGTTTTGGAGATTCTCACAATCACATGGCCTGGTTCGGCCAGTCGCTCGGCGAGTTGGACCTCAGCGGCTGCCGCACCTCCGACGAGCTGTATGCAGCGGTGGAGGGCTTCGCCGCGACGCTCGACGACGGCCAGTGGCTCGTGGGTTCCGGCTACGACGACACAGTGCTCGGCGAGCACCCGCACCGCGCCCAGCTGGACGCCGCCGCCCCGGGCCGCCCGGTATGGCTCAAGCACCGGTCCGGCCACATGTGCACCGTGAACTCGGCCGTCCTCGATCTTGCCGGCGTCCTCGACGGATCGGTGGAGACACCGGAGGGCGGGAAGATCGTGGAGGACGCCGACGGACCCACCGGACTGCTGGAGGAGCAGGCCCAGAAGCTCGTGACCGCCCTCGTGGTGCCCTACCCCGTGGCGGATCTGGCCGCCGCGATCGGCGCGGCCAGCGAGGTCTACGCCTCGGAGGGCCTGACGCACGTCGTGGAGGCCGGCATCGGCGGCGGGTGGATCGGGCGCAGCCCCGTCGAACTCACCGCCTACACGCTCGCCCGCCGGCAGGGTGGCCTCAGGACGCGCGTGCAGCTCATGGTGGCCAGCGACGCCCTGCATCCGGTCACCTCGCACGACGACGACGGCATCGACTTCGGCCTGGACCTCGGGATCTCCACGGGCTTCGGCGACGACGCCGTCCGGGTCGGCGCGATGAAGATCTTCGTGGACGGATCGCTGATCGGGCGCACCGCGGCCGTGACCGAGCCGTTCTGCGACCACGCCCATGGCACGGGTGCGTTCCAGCTCTCGATCGAGGAGCTGACCCGCCGGATCATCGCGGCGCACCGCTCGGGCTGGACCGTCGCGGCGCACGCCATCGGGGACTCCGCCGTCGACGTCGCCCTCGACGCGTTCGCGGCGGCGCAGCAGGAACTGCCCCGGCCCGAGGCCCGCCACCGGATCGAGCACGCCGGCATGGTGCGCCCCGACCAGCTGGCCCGGTTCGCGGAGCTCGGTGTCACCCCCGTCCCGCAGCCGCACTTCCTGTACGAGGTGGGCGACACCCTGGCCGCGGCCATCGGCGCCGAGCGCGAACCCTGGCTGTACCGCCACCGCTCGTTCCTCGCCTCCGGCGTACGGGTACCCGGCAGCTCGGACCGCCCCGTCGCCAGCGGCGCTCCCCTGCTCGGCATGCAGTCCATGGTCCAGCGCCTCACCTCCGCGGGCGCCGTCCTCGGCCCCGACGAACGTGTCGACGCAGAGGCGGCCCTCCGTGCCTACACCGTCGACGCGGCATGGGCCGCCGGTGACGAACAGCGCCGCGGCACCCTCGAACCCGGCAAGCTCGCCGACTTCGTCGTCCTCTCCGACCACCCCGCCTCCGTAGCACCGGAGCGCATCGGCGCCATCGAGGTCCTCGCCACCGTCATCGGCGGCGAGTGCGTCTTCGGCGGTGCGTTCCTCGACTCCCGGACGGCCGTCCCCGTCCCTGCCACCCCGTACCCCTCCGACCAGGAAGCCTGA
- a CDS encoding PucR family transcriptional regulator, with the protein MPKEIEPPLREPSRSVLSDVVTRCLADIDGIAERFLIDVQDIEGYAGSPVQDKDLRETAVASMELLLRIVGGLPVPDRLAGISDALGHRRAHQGVPLESLLQAVRMDFRILWTDMLARVPAASLSDFTQDAVRVWEAVEFHTTRVHAGYMDELASMAHEKEQQRAFLLSRLLSSDGRDAQLLGQAARALGVASSGAFVVAVGVESARKEFRAGVARAQAEEYLHERDGALILILEDRRPASGRTGTEVPVWLTRLRCFVAPVAESLAEVPKMVRVALEAVAVLDLAAPGHQTIRQAWGPVAAERLGEFGEVLGDAVLAPLAGIPVAESDRLVETVLAYVQTGSVSRAAQQLYCHRNTVLNRLARVHQLTGYDPAVPTDAATLLAALNCRSRRQPGELFGR; encoded by the coding sequence ATGCCCAAGGAGATCGAACCGCCGCTCCGCGAACCGTCCAGATCGGTGCTCTCCGACGTCGTCACCCGCTGCCTCGCGGACATCGACGGCATCGCCGAGCGGTTCCTCATCGATGTGCAGGACATCGAGGGCTATGCGGGCTCGCCGGTGCAGGACAAGGATCTGCGCGAGACGGCCGTCGCCTCGATGGAGCTGCTCCTGCGGATCGTGGGCGGCCTGCCCGTCCCCGACCGCCTCGCCGGGATCTCCGATGCCCTCGGTCATCGCCGCGCACATCAGGGGGTCCCCCTGGAATCCCTGCTGCAGGCCGTACGGATGGACTTCCGGATCCTCTGGACGGACATGCTCGCCCGGGTCCCGGCGGCATCGCTGTCCGATTTCACGCAGGACGCCGTGCGTGTCTGGGAGGCCGTGGAGTTCCACACCACCCGCGTCCACGCCGGCTACATGGACGAACTGGCCTCGATGGCCCACGAGAAGGAGCAGCAGCGGGCGTTCCTCCTGTCACGGCTGCTGTCCTCGGACGGGCGGGACGCACAGCTTCTCGGCCAGGCGGCGCGGGCGCTGGGGGTGGCGTCCTCGGGGGCCTTCGTCGTGGCCGTCGGCGTAGAGAGCGCACGGAAGGAATTCCGGGCAGGCGTCGCCCGCGCGCAGGCGGAGGAGTACCTGCACGAGCGTGACGGTGCCCTGATCCTCATCCTCGAGGACCGGCGCCCGGCCTCCGGCAGGACGGGCACGGAGGTGCCGGTCTGGCTGACCAGGCTCAGGTGCTTCGTGGCACCCGTGGCGGAGTCCCTGGCGGAGGTCCCGAAGATGGTCCGTGTGGCGCTCGAGGCGGTGGCCGTCCTCGACCTGGCCGCGCCCGGGCACCAGACCATCCGCCAGGCCTGGGGTCCCGTGGCGGCGGAGCGGCTGGGAGAGTTCGGCGAGGTGCTCGGGGACGCGGTGCTTGCACCCCTGGCCGGCATCCCGGTCGCGGAGTCGGACCGCCTCGTCGAGACGGTCCTCGCCTACGTGCAGACCGGATCGGTGTCGCGGGCGGCGCAGCAGCTGTACTGCCACCGCAACACGGTGCTCAACCGGCTGGCACGCGTGCACCAGCTCACCGGGTACGACCCGGCCGTCCCCACCGATGCCGCCACCCTGCTGGCGGCCCTGAACTGCCGCTCGCGCCGGCAGCCGGGTGAGCTGTTCGGCCGGTGA
- a CDS encoding LacI family DNA-binding transcriptional regulator translates to MKEDPSGQPARARPVTLATVARHAQVHVSTASRALSENPAGIGADTVRRVRELAAVLGYRRDVGAAGLRTGSSRLIGVLVPRLTDLVLASIYESIDAEASAAGYGTVVANTLDDPEHRRMRLDAMLSRRIDGVIIGDSHSGDTAAHELRARGVPYVLVMRKLEGHLSVTTDDYRGGQLAAEHLLALGHRRVGVIAGDQLASTGRERTLGFRRVFEAAGYPLPDSSVVQSTFSTPSGLEAGHQLLRLPDPPTAIFAVHDLLALGAMGAIRDAGKRVGEDVALIGYNDLDLAATLPVPLTSVRSDLVAMGTLSVQTLLRTLRGEATQDILLPPELVVRATTPALRA, encoded by the coding sequence ATGAAGGAAGATCCCAGCGGGCAGCCGGCGCGGGCACGCCCCGTGACCCTCGCGACCGTCGCACGCCATGCGCAGGTGCATGTCTCCACGGCATCGCGGGCCCTGAGCGAGAACCCCGCCGGCATCGGCGCCGACACCGTGCGGCGCGTGCGCGAGCTCGCGGCCGTCCTCGGGTACCGGCGCGATGTCGGTGCGGCGGGCCTCAGGACGGGGTCGTCCCGCCTGATCGGCGTCCTCGTGCCACGCCTCACCGACCTCGTGCTCGCCTCGATCTACGAGAGCATCGACGCTGAGGCCAGCGCCGCCGGCTACGGAACCGTCGTCGCCAACACCCTGGACGACCCCGAGCACCGCCGGATGCGCCTGGACGCGATGCTCTCGCGGCGGATCGACGGCGTCATCATCGGTGATTCACACAGCGGGGACACCGCCGCGCACGAACTCCGGGCCCGCGGCGTCCCCTACGTGCTCGTCATGCGCAAGCTCGAGGGGCACCTGTCCGTCACCACGGACGACTACCGTGGCGGGCAGCTCGCCGCCGAGCACCTCCTCGCCCTCGGGCACCGCCGGGTCGGCGTGATCGCGGGAGACCAGCTGGCGAGTACGGGCCGCGAGCGCACGCTCGGTTTCCGCAGGGTCTTCGAAGCCGCCGGCTACCCCCTGCCCGATTCCTCCGTCGTGCAGTCGACGTTCAGCACGCCCTCAGGGCTGGAAGCGGGACACCAGCTCCTGCGGCTGCCGGACCCACCCACCGCCATCTTCGCCGTCCACGACCTCCTCGCCCTCGGGGCGATGGGGGCCATCCGCGACGCCGGGAAGCGGGTCGGCGAGGATGTGGCGCTCATCGGCTACAACGATCTCGACCTGGCTGCCACGCTTCCCGTTCCCCTCACGTCCGTGCGGAGCGATCTCGTGGCGATGGGGACCCTGAGTGTGCAGACCCTGCTGAGGACCCTCCGGGGCGAAGCCACGCAGGACATTCTGCTGCCGCCGGAACTCGTGGTGCGGGCAACCACTCCCGCCCTGCGGGCCTGA
- a CDS encoding M20 family metallo-hydrolase, which produces MRKRLHEGLILLSQTISLETSDRLGSGVAELSAFRADDRPGWTREVFSEPYRASRDWTAARMREAGLEVHVDAAGNIVGRLAGRVPSAPALVTGSHTDTVDGGGRFDGIVGVLGSIEAARLLQDSGRQLERDLLVVDFLGEESNVFGLSCLGSRSAAQEMTREDLERRDYRGVSLGQAYTDFGLDPSRLSDVPWAKDPLHAFVELHIEQGPTLEKRGLPLGIVTAITGIERFIATFAGSAGHAGTTSMEDRRDAMVAAAEAVLAVRAEGCGAPTHGVATSTRVESESRSPNVVPSLVRMYSEVRSVDSSWLSGVKGRLTADIAAKAADLGVDVGFEWSTDNTVVQADRGVQDVAGAAADALGLPWMPIPSGATHDAVHMASLAPMGMIFIPSKNGKSHCPEEFSSTDDIAVGVHALVATLRHLDGADTHTSA; this is translated from the coding sequence ATGCGCAAACGATTGCACGAAGGACTGATTCTTCTGTCCCAGACGATCTCTCTCGAGACCTCCGATCGGCTCGGTTCCGGAGTCGCCGAGCTCTCCGCCTTCCGCGCCGATGACCGGCCGGGCTGGACCCGGGAGGTGTTCAGCGAGCCGTACCGGGCGTCGCGGGACTGGACCGCGGCCCGCATGCGCGAAGCAGGGCTCGAGGTCCACGTGGACGCCGCCGGCAACATCGTGGGGCGGCTGGCGGGCCGCGTGCCGTCCGCTCCGGCGCTCGTCACCGGATCGCACACCGACACGGTGGACGGCGGCGGGCGATTCGACGGCATCGTCGGCGTCCTCGGGTCGATCGAGGCCGCCCGGCTGCTGCAGGACTCCGGGAGGCAGCTCGAGCGGGACCTGCTGGTGGTCGACTTCCTCGGGGAGGAATCGAACGTCTTCGGCCTCAGTTGCCTCGGGAGCCGGTCCGCGGCGCAGGAGATGACGCGCGAGGATCTCGAACGGCGCGACTACCGCGGCGTGAGCCTCGGCCAGGCCTACACGGACTTCGGTCTCGACCCCTCCCGGCTCTCGGACGTGCCGTGGGCGAAGGACCCCCTGCACGCCTTCGTCGAACTGCACATCGAGCAGGGCCCCACCCTCGAGAAGCGGGGGCTGCCCCTGGGCATCGTCACCGCCATCACCGGGATCGAGCGCTTCATCGCCACCTTCGCCGGGTCCGCCGGCCATGCGGGAACCACCTCGATGGAGGACCGCCGCGACGCCATGGTCGCCGCCGCCGAAGCCGTCCTGGCAGTGCGCGCCGAGGGGTGCGGCGCGCCCACCCACGGCGTCGCGACATCGACCCGCGTGGAGTCGGAATCTCGGTCACCGAACGTGGTGCCCTCCCTCGTCCGCATGTACAGCGAGGTGCGCAGTGTCGACTCCTCCTGGCTGTCCGGGGTCAAGGGCCGGCTCACCGCGGACATCGCCGCGAAGGCGGCCGATCTCGGCGTCGACGTCGGCTTCGAGTGGTCCACGGACAACACGGTGGTGCAGGCGGACCGGGGTGTGCAGGACGTGGCGGGCGCGGCCGCCGACGCCCTCGGACTCCCGTGGATGCCGATCCCCAGCGGGGCCACGCACGACGCCGTGCACATGGCCTCCCTCGCACCCATGGGCATGATCTTCATCCCATCGAAGAACGGCAAGAGCCATTGCCCCGAGGAGTTCAGCAGTACCGACGACATCGCCGTGGGCGTGCACGCGCTCGTGGCGACCCTCCGACACCTCGACGGTGCCGACACACACACGTCCGCCTGA
- a CDS encoding DUF5058 family protein yields METAPTPEGLSTDILAIANLPVLWILAIGVFGAIIVQSLIYMKAARKAGPAADISAEELRTSFRAGAIAAIGPSLAVVLVSIALLTLFGTPAVLVRIGLVGSAATESASASLAAGTMGATLGGADYTQAVFVVAFMAMSLSGAGWMLATLVLTPVLRRGDTKLRRVNPALMAIVPAAALIGAFASLGIAELGKTPVHILSVIVSAVTMGVCILLANRTSATWLREWGLGISIIVGLFAAYIAHTSGMAPTA; encoded by the coding sequence ATGGAAACCGCACCGACTCCCGAGGGACTGTCCACGGACATCCTTGCGATCGCCAACCTGCCCGTCCTCTGGATCCTCGCCATCGGCGTCTTCGGCGCCATCATCGTGCAGTCCCTCATCTACATGAAGGCCGCCAGGAAAGCGGGCCCCGCGGCGGACATCTCCGCGGAGGAACTGCGGACGTCCTTCCGGGCGGGAGCCATCGCGGCGATCGGCCCATCGCTGGCCGTGGTGCTCGTCAGCATCGCCCTCCTCACACTGTTCGGCACGCCGGCCGTCCTCGTGCGGATCGGCCTCGTCGGCTCCGCAGCCACCGAGTCGGCGTCCGCGAGCCTCGCCGCGGGCACCATGGGTGCCACCCTCGGCGGCGCCGACTACACGCAGGCGGTGTTCGTGGTCGCCTTCATGGCCATGAGCCTCTCCGGCGCCGGTTGGATGCTCGCGACGCTCGTGCTGACGCCGGTGCTGCGCAGGGGGGATACCAAGCTCCGCCGCGTCAACCCCGCCCTGATGGCCATCGTGCCTGCCGCCGCCCTGATCGGGGCCTTCGCGAGCCTCGGCATCGCCGAACTCGGCAAGACACCCGTCCACATCCTCTCCGTCATCGTCTCGGCCGTGACGATGGGCGTGTGCATCCTCCTCGCGAACAGGACCTCCGCGACCTGGCTGAGGGAGTGGGGCCTCGGCATCTCGATCATCGTCGGACTGTTCGCCGCCTACATCGCCCACACCTCCGGCATGGCTCCCACCGCCTAG
- a CDS encoding amidohydrolase, translating into MTIDTAVFNLSDADTTAMHELYRHLHAHPELSMQETHTAAFILEKLNHLGMETFLCGGTGVVGILRNGDGPVVGYRADTDGLPIAEDTGLDYASTAAGNLADGTDVPVMHGCGHDTHMTVGLTAAQLLAESREAWSGTVVFIFQPGEETGEGAEAMVEDGLWDKAPKPEIIYGQHVWPGLAGTVNISKGTAMAMADSWKVTVHGKQAHGSQPEQSIDPIVLGAHMIVRIQTIVSREVHPMKSAVVTIGTFHGGLKENIIPASAEFTLNVRTFDVDVRERVLGSLRRIISAEAAASGAPEPVIEEITNFPQCYNDPASTEDLMAVLGEVLGEDAVIESPPVMGSEDFGLLAEAIGVPSVYWFFGGHPQELLDGDDPVPGNHSPYFAPAIEPTLSTGVRAAMTALLSKVGTTA; encoded by the coding sequence ATGACCATCGACACCGCCGTCTTCAACCTCTCCGACGCCGACACCACCGCGATGCACGAGCTGTACCGGCACCTCCACGCCCACCCGGAGCTCTCCATGCAGGAGACGCACACCGCCGCGTTCATCCTCGAGAAGCTGAACCACCTCGGGATGGAGACCTTCCTGTGCGGGGGGACCGGCGTCGTCGGGATCCTGCGCAACGGCGACGGCCCGGTGGTCGGCTACCGGGCCGACACGGACGGACTGCCCATCGCGGAGGACACCGGCCTCGACTACGCGAGCACGGCGGCCGGCAACCTCGCCGACGGCACCGATGTCCCGGTGATGCACGGCTGCGGCCACGACACCCACATGACCGTGGGCCTGACCGCCGCCCAGCTGCTGGCCGAGAGCCGCGAGGCGTGGTCCGGCACCGTGGTGTTCATCTTCCAGCCCGGCGAGGAGACCGGCGAGGGCGCCGAGGCCATGGTGGAGGACGGACTGTGGGACAAGGCGCCGAAACCCGAGATCATCTACGGACAGCACGTCTGGCCGGGACTCGCCGGCACCGTGAACATCAGCAAGGGCACGGCCATGGCGATGGCGGACTCCTGGAAGGTGACCGTGCACGGCAAGCAGGCCCACGGGTCGCAGCCGGAGCAGTCGATCGACCCGATCGTGCTCGGTGCGCACATGATCGTGCGGATCCAGACCATCGTGTCCCGCGAGGTGCATCCGATGAAGTCCGCCGTGGTCACCATCGGCACGTTCCACGGCGGGCTGAAGGAGAACATCATCCCGGCGTCGGCCGAATTCACGCTCAATGTACGCACCTTCGACGTCGACGTGCGCGAGCGCGTCCTCGGCTCGCTGCGGCGCATCATCAGCGCCGAGGCTGCTGCGTCGGGTGCACCGGAACCGGTCATCGAGGAGATCACGAACTTCCCCCAGTGCTACAACGACCCTGCTTCGACGGAGGATCTGATGGCCGTGCTCGGCGAGGTGCTGGGCGAGGACGCCGTCATCGAGTCCCCGCCCGTGATGGGCAGCGAGGACTTCGGCCTCCTGGCCGAGGCCATCGGCGTGCCCAGCGTCTACTGGTTCTTTGGCGGGCACCCGCAGGAGCTGCTCGACGGCGACGACCCCGTCCCGGGCAACCACTCGCCGTACTTCGCGCCGGCGATCGAGCCGACGCTCTCCACGGGAGTGCGGGCGGCGATGACGGCTCTGCTGTCCAAGGTCGGGACCACCGCGTGA